DNA from Bos indicus isolate NIAB-ARS_2022 breed Sahiwal x Tharparkar chromosome 15, NIAB-ARS_B.indTharparkar_mat_pri_1.0, whole genome shotgun sequence:
GTCATGAGGACCTGGTGTGGGGGCAGCTAAGCCCTGCTTAGCTGGGAGGAGAGAAGGTGTTACTGAAGGTAAACTTAAGTGCACTTGCCTACAGGCAGTAAAGCCAGTCCACTGATACCTACTGACACTGGCTGGTGGTAAAGGAAggttcagcatttattgttggagGAAGGTGCCAGGCAGGAGTCTGGGGCAGCTAGTGCTCAAAACCCAGAACTCCCCaatgggtttcagcaaagcatttttaaaggcaaggtgagggagggggatTGCAGGGTCTGTGGTCAGCTTGTGCccaattctctgattggttgatggtgaggtataAGACGGTGTCACAGTGTTAACATTATCAGTCTTTGGGCTCCAACCAGTCTAGGGGCTACATGCTCATGGTCATCCAGTAGTTAACTTCCATTTGGTGGGGAGTTTAGCATCTGTTTAAccactcaggaaatgtgcatcagatacagTTGTCTGTGTATTTCAGGgaggaactaaagattctgtAATTGCCATAGGACTGATTGAATTGTTACCAGTTCTCCTGGACCAACTGCTACTTTTGTCACTGCATGCTCatatcaattattattattaattcttgAGCCAAATTTTTTGTAACTCAGGGGAGTCCTGGGACACTGCAGCTTTTGTACAAAAAAGAAGCAGGCAAAGGACATGGGGGAGGAGTCTGCCCTAGgaaggccccacagggtcctgctcagttacagtTGTGTTGCCTTGGCCTTTGCAGACAGGTCTGAAACAACCTTGGGAATAGATTGCAAGAGGTGTCTACTGGGCTCCCACTGTGAGGAGCCTATTCCCAAATGGGTTTAGCTGGGGACATTATGGCTTTACTATAGCTCTTTCATGGCTCAGAGCCTGAGAGGCAGTTCCTGTAAAATGTGATGTGCGTTGCCCTTGCTTGGAGAAAACATAGCCCAATCCTCTTGGAGCACCAGAGTCCAGCTGGGGCATTTTCCTATCACTgttcttctgtcttcttttttattttctttttcttctccctctctaGCTTTAATTTTCCAACCACTGTCTACCTAAAATCCCTTCTCTGGTCTTACACTTCCTTTCTCTCACCCAAGCTGTCCCTTTTCTGTGTTACTTCTCCTATGTTTACCCTCTGTTCTCTGCCTCTTCCTCattctctgtgtttcttcttGCCCTTCAATCCTTCTCCTTCTATCACTTCCCTCTCCATCTTCTGCCCCCACTTTCTATTTGGCATGAAcgttgagaaaaaaatattaaggaaCAGAGAAGAGCACTTGCTGAACTCAAGCAACATCTCTAATTAGGACAGGAAAGAGGTACTAAAACTGGCCCTATTCTGGAGCAGGAAGTTTTTAGTTAAGGAAATTCTAGACTTCCTTATAGTAGAACATGTGACATGATAAAGTGGAACTCAAGAGTGGGGTGCTCAAGAAGTGGGTGACCCATGCATGTCCTTAAGATTGTCTCCTCTAAAATCTTCAGTGACAGTTTCTCTATGTGTACTAGAGAGGTCATTACATTATACAGGTTTCCAAGGGCTTATCTGGCTCATCTTCCCTAATTCTTCAAACCCAGTGCTGCTACTCAGCATCCCCATTCTTCAGCAGTAATTCCCTGAAAACTTTGTTCCAGACACTTATCACACTGATAGAGAATTTCTCTCTGATTTCTAATCTGATTTTTCATTGATGTGATACTAagcttctggaagaaaaaaagcaaaatttcccCCAGGGGtcacttaaaataataatcaGTGGTGGGTAATTACACTTAAGTGTTAGAAATTATCCATGAGAGACAAAAGTGTATTAAAGGGTTTTGGACATGTCacagaaatattataaaatattcctaaatatAGTTTCTTTCCCAGATAGTTGAAACTCCCCTGTGCGAGAGaccaaaggaaaaaatgcaaGATGCATTGATTACCCTTTTAGCACCCCTTCTCACAACCTTATTTGGTCCGGCGTCAAGGAAACATTTCTCATAATCTACTCTGGTTGAAATTTGAAAGTCTGTGAGATGAAAAAATATGATCTATTGTGGAAATTAAAGAATGCTGTTTTTAACCACTCATAGGAAAAATAAGTTAATGGATAGGATGTTTTTAATGTTATAATTTTTTCTCTCctaatttttcttaaacttttacaATTTACTTTTGCTTGTCTCTACCATAATTTATTATGTGATAATATGTGacttaaaaatgcatatttaagTTTAATGTAAATATATTCCATGAATCTTGTCAAAGGAAGCatactatataatttattttccatctaaaaatgattttaaatgataataatagcagTACTTCTATAATTCTTACTATGGATAGGACATGTTCCaagttcaagttttttttttttctctctctccttttatctTATATagcatatatgcatatgcataggGCAACTCTACTTTAtctttatctaaaaaataaagaaaccgaAGAAGAGAGTTTAAGAAATCTACCTAATGCCACAGTGCTATTAAGTGAAAGCATTAGAAATCAAACCCAGTGTGTTCTGATTCTATATGCTGTACTAATAAAGCTATGATGCCTTTTGAGACATGCTGACTTCCCAGGCTTCCTTCATGTATACTTCCAGTGTGAAATGTGGGACTCTGGATCACAAAGTCACCTCAGGATGGGAACTGAATTACTAAGTTACAGCTCTAGCCATGTAACTGCTTCCCAAGAAAACCTGGAGtaattccttttccttccttgcaCCCTTGGTTCCTAGTCTGTCAGGCTGGATATTAAGTGTTTACATCTCTTGGGAGGTACCTAAGATCATGACTGTGAAATTTGGGGACATTTGAAGGGGAGCTGTGATAATGATCATAAGGAAGTCAACTAGAAGACTACCAGTAAGACTTAAAGAGCTGGTCAACCACCTTGAGTACTTATTGACTCTTTTCTGAAAGATGTCTAAGAAAGAACTCTTTTTCTCAGCTACTAGCATTTCATGACCTCCTGGTCAACCTCCCAgtgtattttaagaataaaatctatGAATAATCATGATTTATGAACCTAagtgtttcttttcctccctggGAACAATATAGTCTTAGACATATGATGTAATTTCTCCAAAAAGTCATACTGGCTGATGACAGTTGTCCCCAGCCTCTCATGGGCAACTTCAAGATCAATGTCTCTGATGCTCCCTTCTTTATCTTGACGGGCTTCCCAGGAACGGAGGCCATGGAGCCCTGGCtatcttttcctctccttctgcTCTATGCCATCGCCATTGTGGGAAACATCCTGATCCTCCTCATTGTTAAGGAGGAGCCGAGTCTGCACCAGCCCATGTACTACTTCTTGTCCCTACTGTCTGTCAACGACTTGGGAGTATCCTTTTCCACACTGCCGACTGTGCTGGCTGCCCTCTGCTTCCAGGCCCGGATGATTGCCTTTAATGTCTGCTTAGCCCAGATGTTTTTCATCCACCTCTTCTCTTGGACAGAGTCTGGCATCCTCTTGGCCATGAGCTTCGATCGCTACGTCGCCATCTGCAACCCACTGCACTATGCCGCTGTGCTCACCAATGCCCGCATTGTGGCCATGGGCCTGTGTACTGTCCTACGAAGCTTTGCTCTCATCCTGGtcttcccactgctgctgcaCAGACTACCTTTCTGCCATCCCCGGAACATCCTTTCCCATGCCTACTGCCTTCACGTGGATATGATTAAGCTGGCATGCACTGATGTCTCCCTCAATAGCCACTACGGACTGTCCATTGTGCTTTTCACCTTTGGCCTGGACTCTGCCCTCATTCTTCTCTCCTATGTACTTATCTTTCGCTCAGTGCTAGCCATTGCCTCCCCAGGGGAGTGCCTCAGGACACTCAACACATGTGTGTCCCATGTCCTAGCTGTGCTCATCCTCTACGTGCCTATGGTGAGTGTGTCCATCGTACATCGCTTTGGTGCTGGCCTGTCCCATGCTGTTCACACCCTCATGTCTCTTATCTACCTCTTTGTGCCTCCCATGCTCAATCCCATCATCTACTCCATTAAGACAAAGGAGATACAGCGCAGGCTTTTAAAGATGCTCTTCAGGGTCAGGTCCTGACTGGTTTATCTAGAAGCCCTGAAGGATTTGGTGTTGGGGGGCAAAATCATTTGGATACCCAAAGAGGAGAGGGTCACTCTGGAGGATGCTGGTTCTGCACTTTACATGTTATGATCAAACTTGTAGTACATTGGGCCAGTTCTTGCCTGGATCATCTTGGGTTTTATCCAGAAATCAACTATATCAATGTTCTCTAGAGACATAAAAATGGTCTCTTTTTAAGAATAAACTAGAGAATGACAAACACCACTACAAGGTAGGGGATTTTTTCCTTGGAACTCATTTCAGGACACTTGGTGATATGGCTGGGATTTCTGGTTATGGGCCTGCACAATTCTGAAAAAGACAGAGGCACAGTTGGAATAATTATGGGCTGTTTATCATTTCATTACTAGTATGCAAGTTAAGCTTGGGTgattgattttcaatgttgtcaGAAACCAGAGACCTTGTTATGGTGCTGTTTGAAAAGTTTTAGAGTATGAcagttgtgatggttaattttatttaatttgactGGGcctctgccggggtccagccccggctgatccagggtattcgaaggagagatggcatcggcaacctatttatttaaatattcatcaaagatataaagagtaatagaatgaggatagctcagtgaggaaattcagtggagaaaagaggctgaataattcagccagaagatgagagaaagaatgacatggggagaccaagtttcggtgaacaaggcccgcactttgttttccaaagtagtttttataccttaagttatgcatagaggataatgggggaaggggtagagtcatgcagtaagccaggctttcttcctgcaaacttatcatatgcaaaagtttaggtgatttgcatcatcttctggcccggaggcctgttaacattttaagaccctttcttcagaaaacttatttttctctaaaggtgattattctaaagtcaggcgccagcctccaaaaaagcattggataaagttgcattcctatagggcaaaggtgaagtgggctcaatcaagaaaagaattaactcaagggtccaaggttacaaacattaaagctactacttacaccaattatattaatcaatacactgccagggacacagcaggtaagggatatggagacttagcagcaaacattggcccaaaaagtgaaaaacccttcaccaatacaatttctaatcaatcttttaactgctcaaaggactctgtatttagacagtttagaacatctcatgcctctcccAGTTGGGAGgttctgagcaatcacatgtggccagaaaaacctattcaggcaggctagaggacttccaaaggagtttgtaggttgaaacactatcacacccagtaactttattaactggagctataagtcaactcttttttcagagagaggtagtgggggacagccccctccgtaaagtcagaggtgtaggtgaaagcacaaagcagaaagtaggcagactctggttttgggggtagatgctcgggaatttccagggggactcctgaggctcgatcccgcctttgcgtaagccgagcctccttcctcatgacctttgccacgggcggagttcctcacgctggctcccggcagtgatagaattccagttgagctattccagatcctgaaaaatgatgctgtggaaagtgctgcactcaatatgcaatatgccgggagATAGCTCCCGGCAGGCCTCAAGGCTAGGTATTTGGTTGAACATTATTTATGGGTGTTTTAGTGAGGGCATTTCTAGGTGGGTTTATTATTTGAATTGGTAAACTGAGTAAAGCATACTGCCCTCCCCAGTATGGGTGGGCCTTATGCAAACTGCTGAATTcctgaatagaataaaaagcaGAGTATATAAGAAAGGAATCTCTGTCTGAATGTTTTTGAATTGGGACATtagtcttctcctgccttcagtctcagATTTGTACTTACACCATTGGCTCTCGGATTCTCAAACTTTCAAATTTGGACAGGAACTATACCATTGACTTTCCTGGGTCTGGACTTCTTGGTCTCTGTAATTGTGACAGCCAATTCATTATAATAAATTTAAGATATCTAGTTACACACATATTCTATTGGTTCTGTTTATCTGGAGCACCCTAATACAATGTTACAATATTTAAGCAGTCAAAATTAGATTTTAGGATTCCCGGGAATGTCCTTTTCACATGGGAGACCCTGAAATATGTAGGCACTTGACCCTGCCAAAGTGCATTGAACTTAATGACCCTTTGTTTATATCTCTCCTGAAACTTTCTCCTACTCTTTAATATCTATCTGCTTCCCTTCAAGAAATCTGAGCTCCCTAAAGGAGCAACTGTGTCAAAAACTTTGTCCATCCACACTGGACCACTATAGAGCCTTCATTAAAATAGTGTCTAATGATGTGACagcaatataaaagaataaatgaaaaaaaaaggatgagtaaACAATAATGAATGAATAGCAGAAGGAAATCAAGAGTGAAAAATTAATAGATGAATATATGAATTATTAATGAATTTCCTTAAGTCAGAATCTCATATTAGGAAATGTTTCCTCTCCTTCTGTGCTCCATAATTCCCTGCAcggagagaaatgaaaatgaaaggtgaCATATTTTCCCCTTATTCTTGTATTCTCCcagatttattgagatgtaattgacatatactTGCAGTAAGTTCAAGGTGTAAAATGTGATGATTTGCTGCACATATGTACTGTGAAATCTTCACCACAGTAAGGTTACTTAATCCATCCATAGAGGTGACTTCTTGAATAAGTGAACTAAACTCagtcttaatttcctcatctgtaaaatgggatctcTGATTCATCTACCTAACATGTTTGTTTTAAGGAGTACATAAAAtgaactgtttaaaaatttttaattttaaagtagtaataataattttaataatacacaTGACTTattgattcattatttttattcagcAAGAATCAATGTAAAATTCAATGTTTGGCTTCAAAATATCATGTGCATCAGCCATAGTCTGAAGAGGTATTTTGTCTAAGATTTTCTTGAATCCCAAGTAGAACTGTTCTATACATGCTTTCTGTCTCCATTGTACTTGAAATGTACTATAGTCATGTCAGATAGTTTGGGTACTTTGTCTCCTCAACTAAATTGTAAGCAATTTCTTGGCAGGgactgttttatttatctt
Protein-coding regions in this window:
- the LOC109568898 gene encoding olfactory receptor 51I2-like is translated as MGNFKINVSDAPFFILTGFPGTEAMEPWLSFPLLLLYAIAIVGNILILLIVKEEPSLHQPMYYFLSLLSVNDLGVSFSTLPTVLAALCFQARMIAFNVCLAQMFFIHLFSWTESGILLAMSFDRYVAICNPLHYAAVLTNARIVAMGLCTVLRSFALILVFPLLLHRLPFCHPRNILSHAYCLHVDMIKLACTDVSLNSHYGLSIVLFTFGLDSALILLSYVLIFRSVLAIASPGECLRTLNTCVSHVLAVLILYVPMVSVSIVHRFGAGLSHAVHTLMSLIYLFVPPMLNPIIYSIKTKEIQRRLLKMLFRVRS